A part of Paenibacillus sp. sptzw28 genomic DNA contains:
- a CDS encoding helix-turn-helix domain-containing protein — protein sequence MPGAKLDQDFPDPHPHASGRNNPGMAAEINSFTIMIGSMVFARRVELRLTQQQLAEMAGTNQAHISKIEAGDDSVTGKVLNKVMRVLNLASLQPGYQEQAAGRELVPQ from the coding sequence GTGCCAGGTGCCAAATTAGACCAGGACTTTCCCGATCCCCATCCCCATGCCAGCGGCCGAAATAATCCTGGAATGGCAGCGGAGATAAACAGCTTTACGATCATGATTGGAAGTATGGTTTTCGCCCGCCGCGTGGAGCTGAGATTGACGCAGCAGCAGCTCGCCGAGATGGCTGGGACGAATCAGGCTCATATTTCCAAAATCGAGGCAGGCGATGATTCCGTTACCGGAAAAGTGCTAAACAAGGTTATGAGGGTATTGAATCTTGCTTCTTTACAGCCCGGTTACCAAGAACAAGCGGCAGGCAGGGAGCTCGTTCCCCAATAA
- a CDS encoding cupin domain-containing protein — protein MEEVLNMQNRNYTMVQAGLFEKLGSVTEAPAKGKLFLKESLGLTSMEVSLNQLPPRGEVPFYHKHKENEELYVIIRGRGQVQVDGEILEVTEGSAVRMAPQGVRTLRNTSETEDLYFIVIQAKEHSLTQWVMTDGIILEEPVKW, from the coding sequence ATGGAAGAGGTGTTGAACATGCAAAACCGGAATTACACGATGGTGCAAGCAGGTCTGTTCGAGAAGCTCGGAAGCGTTACGGAAGCTCCTGCCAAGGGGAAACTATTTTTGAAGGAATCTCTTGGGTTAACCAGCATGGAGGTGTCGCTCAATCAGCTGCCCCCCCGGGGGGAGGTGCCTTTCTATCATAAGCACAAGGAGAATGAGGAGTTGTACGTAATTATTCGCGGCCGGGGGCAGGTTCAAGTTGACGGCGAAATTCTCGAGGTGACGGAAGGAAGCGCCGTACGCATGGCACCGCAAGGTGTGCGTACCCTGCGGAATACGTCCGAGACAGAGGATTTGTACTTTATTGTCATCCAGGCCAAGGAACACAGCTTGACCCAATGGGTCATGACCGACGGCATTATTCTCGAAGAACCCGTGAAGTGGTGA
- a CDS encoding DinB family protein: protein MTNTRYKMLRLFLIKYPKRHQIHHRGQMTILIRQAGLTAPGIYGPNEEETAAMRAAHATNK from the coding sequence ATAACGAATACAAGGTATAAAATGCTAAGGCTATTCCTGATAAAATACCCCAAACGCCACCAAATTCATCACCGCGGGCAGATGACGATTCTGATACGTCAAGCGGGACTTACGGCTCCCGGCATCTACGGACCGAACGAAGAGGAAACCGCAGCCATGCGCGCAGCCCACGCGACGAACAAATGA
- a CDS encoding alpha-L-arabinofuranosidase C-terminal domain-containing protein, which yields MESSSSHINSGTADYLTPRDENDINSSYTMADTVFTACFINQCLKHSDVIGMANFAPTVNTRAVQCSIRMPFFIV from the coding sequence ATGGAATCTTCATCATCGCATATTAACTCCGGAACCGCGGATTATTTAACACCGAGGGATGAAAACGACATCAATTCCAGCTACACAATGGCGGATACTGTGTTTACCGCTTGTTTTATAAATCAGTGTCTCAAACACAGCGATGTAATTGGAATGGCGAATTTCGCACCGACCGTCAATACAAGGGCAGTGCAGTGCAGCATTCGAATGCCGTTCTTTATAGTGTGA